The following is a genomic window from Miscanthus floridulus cultivar M001 chromosome 14, ASM1932011v1, whole genome shotgun sequence.
TACTCTGCTGATTATCCCTGTTATCTTGCTTGTTGAGGAATCTAGTCTTGGTACGTTCTTTAGAGTTGATCAGATTCTGAACAGGGATCTGGAAATCCTCAATGTTTCTTGGAAAATTTctacagaagtcttgaaattgccaacGTTCTCGAATCCCCTCAGAGAAAAATTCGATGACATCAGAATCTGAAACATCAGAAACAGTAGCTCTCATCTCGGAGAAGCGACGATAAAATTCTCGTAAAGATTCTCCCTGTTTTTGTTTGCAATTTCTGAATTCTGTCTTAGTAGTCGGTCGAGTAAGAACTCCTACAAAATTCTTAACAAATAACGCCTTTAAATTCTCCCAGGTGTCAACTGAACCTTTGCGAAGTTTGCTGAACCAACGGAGCGGAATAGGTTCCAGTGCTATTGGGAAAAAGAGAGCTTTGGTATCGTTGTTCCCTCCTGCTAACTCACAAGCCATAGAGTAGACACGAAGCCATTCCCATGGTTAGGTTTTCCCATCATATTTAGAGTAATCGGATGGTTTGAACTTAGCCGGAAGTGGAGTAGCTCCTGAATGATTGGTAACGGAGATCCTGCGCTTTCTGAAGTGTCCAGTATCTCAGTTGAACCCTGCTCTTGAATGATTGGTAACGGAGATCCTTGCTGAAACGGTAACTAGGACAACATGCTGACTACTCGGGAAGTAGCCAAGGTATCCTGAAGAGGCCAATGTACAATGCTACCTTCTGGAGTAGATGTAAATACCAATCCGTGAAGAGGTCCACCCAACGGAACTTGTTGGAGATAGGGAGCCGTGTCCAAGTACAACTCTTGAAAGACAGAGGCAGAGTTCTTCAATCCGAGTGGTAGTCGGTAAGGGTAGGCCAAGACAGAGTCCGAGTACAACTCGAACTTGTTTGGTTTTGAAGTCCGAATTAGCTCTGAGATTGAAAAATCTAAAAACTTCTCGGTGAGTTGATCCACCTTGGTGAATACTGATCCTGCCGGGAAATTCATGTTGACGTCGTCGATCGCTAgatcgccgaaagcccctacctggcatgccacttgTCGTGTTGGATGACCGGCAACCTGCCACGTGATTACCCGAAGAAGTATTTGGTGAACTTCGGCGTAAGCTGTTCTCGACGGATTACACAGacgacaacgatttatactggttcgggccctcgaaaTCGAGTAATGGCCTTTACGTCCGGTCGGCGGGTCACCTTTTGTGTATTATATGCTTTGAGTTGATTGTACAAGGGGTACCGTCTGTCTCTCTTTATATAGAACAGAGGATAGGGCGATCAAgtctagtcctagtcggttacaattgAGGAGTCCAAACTCAATTACAAGGaacacttttcttttatttctaaCTAATCCTATTCTTGAATACTTGAAGATTACGCCTCCTTGTCTCGTGTCTTCAAGTTGATTCCGGTCTGGACTAGGATTCTACCGAGCACTCCGCCCATTAAGGAATCCCTAGGATCCTGATCCGTCACTATCCGCAAGCGGCCAGATAGCCGCTGCGAAGAAGATGACCAACGACGGCAAAGCATTTGTTGAGATGACTGTAGCAACACCAACATCCAAGGTGGATAGACCAACGTGAAGAGGAAGCTAAAGCACAGGCTGGAAAAGCACAGCTAGGAACGGCTCCAGTGAGAGGAACAGGATGGCGACAGAAATGATTCAACGAAGCGACTGCGGCAACACCAACACCCGCGGAGGACGAAGCGAAAGCGAAGCGAAAGCGAAAGCACGGGTAGGCACAGCACAAGCAAGGAGCGGCTCGGACCCAATGAATGGCGCGGTGGGAACAAGCGGAGTGCATCAACGAAGCCTTCAAGAAGATGATGACGTCCACGCCAACTTTATTGTGAGGATCACCCAAAAGGAACTTTCATCCCCAAATCTGCCCCCGCAACCTCCAACGACGAACTGAGCAGTATGACGACGTCTCTAAGAAGGTGATGACGCTGGCGCGCCACCTTCGTCGGCCCAAGGCACGAAGCCTGGCGGGGTTTTCACCCCTGTCCTTCGTCGGCCCCAGTTGCCACCAAAGGGTAGTAGGCCGGCCTGGCCAAGAGCAACTGCTGAAGAGGAGTCCGGCCACTGCCCGGTAGGTTCGCCGCCGCCCGCCACCGAGGGTCTTGGACATCTCTAGACGGCAGATGTAGTCGAGGGGGCCTAGATTTGTCCAACAGCCACCGGCCAACGCCATAGGTTAGGCCGACCCTGTCGCAGTTCACCACCGAGGGAATCCGGCCCCTGACTCGCTAGATCAGGACCTAGGGGGGCGAATCTGACCGCCAGAGATGAAGAGGAtggtgccgccgccgccctggCAGCCACTCGGCCCGGCAGCCGGTGCAGGCCTACTTGGCCTCACTCCATGACCGAGGGAGGAGGGTCGGCAACCGATGCACTAGATCTGGCCCCAGGGGCGCGGATCCGGCCAGCCAACGCCGCACCCCGCCAGAGAAGGGTGGAGGGGGGGTgacgaccgtcgctgccctagcaGTCACTTGGCCTGGCAatcggagtaggctgccctagcCCCTTCCCAACGCCAAGGTAGGAGTGCCGGCCACCGGCACGCCAGATCCGGCCAGCCGCCGCCGTTCCCCGCTGGAGTTGGAGAGGGTGGAGGGGGGAAGGTAAAGGAGCACCTTTGTTCGGGCCCGGCagatcattggaaagatctttgaatctagttttaaaaaaattatttagagatacaaatgttgcacgtattttctataaatcgagtcaaacttatgACACGGACACCGAAAACGACAAATAAATTGGGACAGAAGGAGTATTGATCATGTGCTAAAATTTTCGCAGCAACGCATGGGGTACCATGTAGTAGTTAATAACAGCCAACTATTTGTTGGTGTTTTTGTCACTTAATAGTTAATATCCCTTGCGCAAAAGAGCATTTATTAGactttattctttttttcttgAATATGTAAAACCAGTATGTGGTCCAAAAATAATGGAACGAATTTTGTTAGGATTACCTTTACTAAAAATGAAAATGCACAGTAGATGTAGAAAATCATGTATTTGTGGTCAGGTGTTTTCTAAATAATTAGCaatatgttatccttagaacCTTTCAATACAGTTTTTGTCTTTAATAAATCCTAACCAAAATTATTTTTAGTTTTCCTGTACAACCTAAAAGTTATAAATAGTTATGCATGTTAGTACGACACATTAAAAGTTTCACGCCCTAAAAAGCTAAAATAGTTTATATATAAGTTTATTTATGCTTTCTGTTGTAGTATTTAACTTGTCTAAAAGTTACGAAATCTTATTGTTTGCACCAGAATTTGGAAAGAGGATATGTGGGAATGTGAAATCTTCTGAAGGTAATTATTTGCAATCGATTTCGGAAGGAGTCGATATCAGATGGTTGGATCAGCTAAgctttggatgacgtcagcaaaGTATGATCGAGACGGCATCAAGGGAGACGTGTTGGAGTTAACAGAAAGGAAAGGTTGGACTCGAAGTTATCGATAAATTAGGAAGTTTCtgttatttcataattttgtaaTGAGTTCGTATTCGAATAGAACTCAtattaggttccgggtataaatattgaaccctagATACTGTAAAAGGACACGACATAATCAATACAACCTATTTCGGCTCAATGCAAAACCCttagagtaggagtactatagatttCGACGAGCTCTTCAACAAACAGGGCTGCATTAGCTGATTGACCTCCGGTTTGCCTGTAAGTACTGTCACAACTTTTGTTATTACttataaggctgcatcagctgattgatctcttatgagtCGTAGcaaaagttagttatcgatcatTATCTAGTtcagtacggctgcatcggttaagttcgacctccactgctcgaattagaataagatcaagttatcgactctatctaaAGGTGGCActtttcggatagattcattaagttaccgatattattGATGTTCTTATTGATATTAGTTTCAACAATATCAACTTGCTCGATTGAGATTTGATTTAAATCGGCCTCATACCCTTTTAATTCATTGTTTGACGATGGATTACGTTTTATTGGCCGTTCtatttcaatcttgatcgtgcatgggCTGATTCGAAATATGAGTTGTTTATAGAGAGATTTAATGATTATTGAGCCTTGATTTATGGTCACcgtcatagctgtatcgatccagTTGACCCTCACTGAAGCAATCGTAAATCGAATCTTGATAGTTAATGAATGGAACTATTGATAGGTTATGTGTTCGTTTGTTTCCCATGCgagaatcggctgttttagccaattTCTATGTGCTTCCATATACATAGTTCGTATTACGCGATCTTTGAGTATAGATGGATTTGTAAAATGCTCGTTTCAAGGTTTATCATGGAcgtcatggctgcatcgatctgatcgacccTCACTGATGGACGTGATAGATTAAGATTCGGTTTGCTTATGAATTTGTTATGTTCAAATGGTTGTATCATGCGGCTTTTGAACGTAGATGGTTTTGTAAGCTTTTATCTCAAAGTTTGTTATGATTAGcatagctacatcgatctggtcgaccctcGCCGTTAGTCATAAAAGATCAGGGTTAATGGCTTATAAGTTTATTTGTGTTTAACGGCTAAATGATATAGGCCTCGTTGGCttcgctgataagccatggctaaaagtacggctggatgatttgttgtgagagaaaaacactgctctggctgaaaaaacaagctgaaaagtatggattataagacgaCTGAACAGGGCCATAAGCTATGATTCTCATGTTCTTAAAATCGGTTATTTAACTAGAAATAAGACTGGTACAATGAAACTCTTGGCTGTGATTCATATTTAGGTGTGttgtacttgtttttgtcttggtttAATCTCAATCATAAAACACACTATAATTTAGAGTTTTGTTTGTATCAATTTACATGCAATAAACCAATTTTATCCTTTATCGAAAGACCTTATTTAATAATCATCAGatatcgactgtttagtcgatggCCATTTATTCATTGGCTCTCTGAGCtatacacttggaactgtctagagcaacaccggcatgttctaccTTGTGTTACTGATGAAACTTGTTttttcttgtcaattgcaggtcaaattgactggcacgtctttgGGGTTTCTTAGAATCGTTTGGGCCCTGGTGTTAAAGCTAAGAGGATCTGCAAGGCCTTGCTTCATTTCAGAtacttccggcttgctgtgtgttgattacaTCTCTATATTTTTATGTCAAACTTATAAATTATGCTTATTTTTGTAAGTGGTtgctttaataaatttatcatGTCAAGAAAACAAATAACAAAACAGTACGTTATAATTTATATTTTATTATTGACTTTTTAACACGTTAAAAATAGTCATGGCATGATAATAATGTTTGATTTTATTCTTGTCATGAGCCTTGATCAACGCACGGTTTTTAAGGAAAACGATGATTTTTTTATTGATGAGGATTACacagttgaaaggatcaagatacccaaggggggtgaattgagctaattctaaatttcttgacaataattaagtcctatggttagcctaattaactccttgtgcctagaaaatgtttctattgatctaccgcacaaaagtttagcaccctatgtttcaatcctactatagcatagcaattttataaatgtaaatgacaagaattgaattgctcaaagtaaagagagaaggaggaacgcgacgatattttgccgaggtatcggagagtcgccactccgatcatgttgaccggatgctccggtcatgttgaccggacgctccggtcagttctccccaaactccagtgtttaagttgtgaccggacgctggacaacgtccggtcagcgtctggttagcactgaccgaacacgtccggtcacgattttccctctctagaaccttagtagagtcgaccggacgctgggacccagcgtccggtcacttcacctctcagcgtctgatcgcatcagacgatttcaccttgatcaaatgaactaaccggactctgcgccgtccggtcactccggaaccagcgtccggtcagcgtttgaccctccattcactttcaactctcgataatacgtgaatgaagtttgctccaatggatctaatacctttttaggagctacctagttctagatttagcaagtgtgtaccacacctaactcactagactaacctaggtcaagctacccgtccatacccccttaatagtacggccaaaggaaaaataaagtcctaaactactctaagtgtctcctcaacaccaaacgacacttagaactagtccatccttaaccttatcgtccatcctttgaaaaccgaaacgatttccatcataggggcatgaccaccatgatagcccaattgatctccattaccgtgacctaacttaattgcctctgcaaaacacacgttagtcacagtaatcatatattgtcattaatcaccgaaacccaactaggggcatagatgctttcaatctccccctttttggtgattgatgacaataccacctcgagtatgtgaaagagatgtggtttttaacatgcttggatcaaaTAAGCTTTTGTCAGtaggaacaaaagagttaggcaagcttatatgacccaagccaacataatatactccaaagatatgaattaagcattgagtacaagtaataaagctcatttgcatcggagtaaaacatggaagcaaagcaaatgagcataacacaagtgatatgacatataaaagattcaaagtagagagcacacatgtcaaatatcatgatcacgtagatatcactatcacataaatatagtttgatgtataaaagtaaacacacgaatgcataatagtgtatcacacataaaaattagatataatagataaactaagcccCCCTATATAAGTCGCTCCCCTAAGTCAAACACAcacgatccctctccccctttggcgtcaaacaccaaaatctaagggtcggtcggtggggctgcagcggatgagtcgggcgctgaggtgcgaggagcgagctggaactgtatgccatcatcatctaatcctgagctctgagtagtctgaccctctatagctggaagcgatgctgaagcggtctgggtcagatctATAACTGACGCTGCCTACTCTAATGATGCAATTgacgaagggagcgtctctgtagtcttgGTAATAGGTGCAgctgtggaaggacctaggacatgtagctctTGCGGTGTAGGTTGCCCTATCAACTCAttaaatgaagcaccaaggctcctagaaactggggtGACCACTGATGAACTCTGAGGTGGAGTAAAGCccgtatgaagaggagtgaactacgggactagcactagcgaagcaaaccactaggacacctgctctataggtgaaggaaactgtggTGCTGgtggtccctaactctgaagcccactgggctataaagctggagtcatagaagtggtggtaggctgaccaagctggggtgaaggctatggcggtggagccccaatagctatcacaacatacTGCATAAACCCAAttagctgctgctacatgagaagctgctgctgatgcatggcctactactgctatatagcctactgctgctgctggatcacctgctgctatcgctggaacttatcctgccgagtctgaaactgtacaaatgtagcagcggtctccttaACCTAGCGagtctgatcctgcctcatccactcaagtatggcaagtagagcagggtctgtctgcggtgcaggtggaactaaactagagctaccggccttatGGTCATGTcttcgtggaggcatctgagggatatcatggtagtcctcatctgagttgtcgctggggtcgctctcgaccatcccctcccgCTGAGCATCTaattgctcctcctctatagctgcaatgcccctgatagtctcatcctgctagactatagtctctggcacctctagacaacagcgtggctagctaggtgtcctcaatgcactatggtggatcatctgagtcatgttgtatgcatggaactctatagtagcaccactatactctgtcaACATCTCAGGTAGCCTCACAGTAACTACCCTGTGGAttaagaatgtaatccagtgagcatatggtagctgcctgtgacccctaaacccctctacaatagtatcctccatctctgatagaagaagatcccaaatgtcaaatacagtgtgctacatcagagagttcagtagtcatagttgtatgcgagtcaagccctcgcgataccccatcctcggaagcagtgtcctccttataatagcatcaagcactctagtagtaggagtgagatcactgggtgtcctactcgacccctcgccaaaaggctctataaagcaatggcggaccaaatctgtaggaggcaccataccaccataagTGCGCCTGGGAGGAGCtctctgtccatagcaaacctcatgtagctggacgtgctgctcctaaagcctgagtatctctctgaccctagagctcgttagcctgtaatctctgcctctgaatgcaaagtgtataaatctatgctgcgggtcaatctagagtattgcatagaactgatggacctaagatggaacatataagcctatccatccaagtaaatttGTCAGCCCTcgcaggtaagataggtaagggcaaatatgctctctagctgctgctacaatggactcaatgttgcacaccctttgagatctgaatacagtctcactgttaagatatgcattataaaaatcttcctatagtggtgtgtagaagccctctgaagcttgGTCATctctcctcggtgggaaccactgctcaaagtctacaaatctgagctgctacacctgcttggccgtggcagccctcaaatccaagtgagtcattggaggcggaccctgtagTCTAGGCTAtgaacgagaacccctccgctgtgccTCTGACCTTAGTGTGACTAGAGCATGAGTACGACTAGAGTggtgaagctgtggctgaggtgcctaccctgtctcctcggcctgctctccctcctgagtctgcccTGTTGACTATGgctgctgctatgactccccatgagactgactctcatcaatagcaac
Proteins encoded in this region:
- the LOC136503667 gene encoding uncharacterized protein, translating into MACELAGGNNDTKALFFPIALEPIPLRWFSKLRKGSVDTWENLKALFVKNFVGVLTRPTTKTEFRNCKQKQGESLREFYRRFSEMRATVSDVSDSDVIEFFSEGIRERWQFQDFCRNFPRNIEDFQIPVQNLINSKERTKTRFLNKQDNRDNQQSTQGGQQHRQNNQQRCPLRQQTGQKRGPDSTVTSMQPPNKGGKPQTFEDMLQMPCPFHPKGKHTTAQCFQLKKHGLATRAERAQEKQNENDKTNKDQEDQGGDG